Proteins encoded within one genomic window of Oryza brachyantha chromosome 7, ObraRS2, whole genome shotgun sequence:
- the LOC102715033 gene encoding nucleolar protein 58-like, with amino-acid sequence MGKEKQSGTVDAVGIKPKEEEKKSKEEIHLKIKSKDKSSGGEDDKKEIEIEVKAKIVDKEEVKLDSDDGAKSSGKSKEKKKDKEKKKSEKHDEENGDNEKASKKKDTKEKDKKKSEDGADLEKETKKNKEKKSEKRDDECGDDKKESKKKEKKEDKGKEKDELESKVSGDEKQDKDKKSKIKKKGEDIDKDVAESDKDPMSGGSGTREIKLTKDESDKKEKDTSEEKKEGESKTAEKRKRDKEKKQDEHAEDSEDEEGKKKDKEMKEKKKDKSDKKEEGKKKYKDGDEGEEGKKKEKKKEKSTKEKMNDPTKLKAKLEKIDTKIQELQAKKEDILRQLKEQLKEELEGGSRRKDTIEEKPAQILEKGSEDIKTIEEKPVETVEESRECKNNGKEENPVAAA; translated from the coding sequence ATGGGGAAAGAAAAGCAATCTGGAACCGTGGACGCAGTTGGGATCAAGCCgaaagaggaagagaagaagTCCAAGGAGGAGATACACCTCAAGATTAAGAGCAAGGATAAGTCTTCAGGTGGTGAGGATGACAAGAAGGAGATTGAGATTGAGGTCAAAGCCAAGATCGTGGACAAGGAAGAGGTGAAGCTTGACTCGGATGATGGTGCAAAATCTTCAGGAAAAagtaaagagaaaaagaaagacaaggaaaagaagaaatcaGAGAAGCATGATGAAGAAAATGGCGATAATGAGAAGGCAAGCAAAAAGAAGGATACAAAGGAGAAAGATAAGAAAAAGAGCGAAGACGGTGCGGATTTAGAAAAGGagacaaagaaaaacaaggaGAAGAAATCAGAGAAGCGCGATGATGAATGTGGAGACGATAAGAAGGAGAGtaagaagaaggagaaaaaagaggaTAAGGGAAAGGAGAAGGATGAGTTGGAGTCAAAGGTTTCTGGTGATGAAAAACAAGACAAAGACAAGAAAAGCAAGATCAAGAAGAAGGGTGAAGATATTGACAAGGATGTAGCAGAAAGTGACAAGGATCCCATGTCCGGAGGTTCGGGCACAAGAGAAATCAAGCTAACGAAAGATGAATCAgataagaaagagaaagacACTTctgaagagaaaaaggaaggagaatCCAAAACGGcggagaagagaaaaagagacaAGGAGAAGAAGCAAGATGAACATGCGGAAGACAGTGAGGATGaagagggaaagaaaaaagacaaggaaatgaaagaaaagaagaaagataaGAGTGATAAAAAGGAAGAAGGCAAGAAGAAATATAAGGATGGTGatgagggggaggagggcaagaagaaagaaaagaaaaaagagaagtcTACCAAGGAGAAGATGAATGATCCAACGAAGCTTAAGGCGAAACTGGAGAAGATTGACACCAAGATACAAGAGCTACAAGCTAAGAAGGAGGACATCCTGAGGCAGCTCAAGGAGCAGCTGAAAGAGGAGCTGGAAGGGGGCAGCAGGCGCAAGGATACCATTGAAGAGAAGCCTGCACAGATACTGGAAAAGGGCAGCGAGGACATCAAGACCATTGAAGAGAAGCCTGTAGAGACAGTTGAAGAGAGCAGGGAGTGCAAGAACAATGGAAAAGAAGAGAATCCTGTTGCTGCAGCCTGA